aaatgaatgaatgccCCAAACTAGCCATGTTTTCATAGGAATAAATCAAGGGTACTATAGTCAACCGCAAGAAAATAGTTTGATGTAAATTGGAACGGCTGAGTACCTCCTACCCTCCCAGCACCGATGGACGTTGTCAATTCGTCAGGTGtatcatgaaaatattatctAATTCGCATTTATAGTCAGCAGTGGACAACGTTGATCAACTCTTACTTGGCAACGTTgcactcatctgttccaatttccaaatCGGACTATTGGACTGTGCAGTTAAATAATTATAGTAGttttctaaaattattgaaCATTCAAATAGCCCTATTAGAACACTTTATTAGACATTTGAGTTAGAAGACTACTAGTTACAAGTtactatttgaatttgaaactcaccaTCTCTTTCCTAAGGATAGCCAGCTGCGTGTCGAGCGTGGTGAGTTTGCGAGGCGGCGGTGGAGGCGGCGGAGGTGGCATCCGCTTGGAGGCGGAGGAGGACGAAGGTGCCGCCTCCGGGTGCGAGGTGATTGGAGGCGGCGGAGGCGGCACAGTGGGGTGGTGCAGTCTGAGCTGTTCGGGTAGGCCGCTGTGCTCCAGCAGGTTGGCACCACTGAGGCTCTTGGGCAGGGGGGGCAGGCCTTGCAGGGAGGCCATTGTGATGAAGCGTCTATAGGCGGCCGCTGATGCTGCTCATGCAACCATACAATAACATTAGTATCCAAACACGAATATTAGTTTTCTCTTCTCTATGCTACAACATAACAATAATTGTTGagtttattatttgtatttcgaTAATTTCAAATGAACAAACTTGAATAATTCAAGGGTAGGGCAGGGTGCCCGCCGCTGCCGATAGGGTGGGTGTGGCGGAGAGTATTCACCGTGTAGtttttaaactgaaaaatctggtgtggcgcactcacacaactttccttgccgttatgaaaattgatcacctgacgctagtgttcacacgcatctcaagtctactattcaaagatctgagccagctggtgacaggacaataacgcagGGAACACACaaggtttgctatctcttcatagtgaatgatttaatagaatcaacatctgccaaaagtttgcaattgaatgatcatattttctcgaatttcgagataatttcaattttaggtgaaaatgttactgaacattaatttgtagagtttttcatgctcaatcttttccacttgaaattttttgtttaaattgtatctgaagcctgataattgaaaatctaaaatcaaactttgcatagatggggaggagctcctgaattttttacagatattagACTTGTGGtagttaatagagcttatcaatgactatttaaggtatacatttgatcaaaatcggtgtagctgttttcgagaaaatcgagaCATATTTTTGCtattctagccgccatcttgaattgcatttgatcgaaattgttcgtgtcggatccttatattgttaggaccttacgttccgaatttcaagccattccgtcaattgggagatgagatatcgtgttcacagacacacacacacacatacagaccaatacccaaccaaaaacaacttttttggactcaggccAAACCTcttgaccttgaaacgtataaaatttgggtacctcaatttttttcggaaagcaatactttcctaacCTATGgcaagggcaaggaaagtaaaaaactaaaataagcCCTGATGGTAAAATGAGCTAGCTGTGGAAGaatattattgaccgaagcgaagctgaggtcttagtttccactcgatcggcttttgtctgtttgtttgtactgcagttacagtcgcagttattgtccgatttggatgaaatttggtatgcaagttctttgaaacaaggcgcagaaacgtatgtgtaacgatttttgataagacctctagttatttgtaatttaaaaaaaaacagtaaacTAACCTCTATCCAGAAAAgatgtgtctttgaagatacagcaattcatgttcATACTTTTTCGCATCTATTGTTACGAGCACATGGTGACCAAGTTGGTTAGACCGTGGCTTCTCACactgtgggacccaggttcaaatctCGTTCCTACCAatttttttgcagatgatactaaattattttatcttattctaataatatatcattataaaataaattattatgattggatggaataattaaattgaatcatcttattataaCTAGTCGTTCTgcgaacagtggacctcgctcatgaatacaactttcaatctgatgaaaagggccagtacagtaagtacagtatattgtgaagatttagccatgtcatctattattttctccattgaaagtgctagagacactgtttccagggacaccggacttatcaaggagtacttttatatcaaatacatacaaattttaccttttaaatgaaaaagactaagaaattgttataaaaccacagattcattgatacttagaaagaccggtttcggtctttatcaaagtttatcagagattgacaatggagtaatcaccgaaaccggttttcctaagtatcaataaatatgtggttttttgacaattttttagtctttttcattcaatatgaaaaattaccacaacatcaacttctcaactacacaaaaagaaaaacattattattctgatCATATGGTAAAATCAGCCAGCTGTGGAAGAAGATTATTCGATAGttcattttggaaaaaatgaaaatgatttgaaTGCCGAAACTAATTGTTGTATTtcatattaaaaaatgtttttgagataatttcttatTAACAATTCAAGTAACCCTATTGAAATACTTCATTTGATTAATTCAAGTTTGTtcatttaaaatgaacaattaattaatgcTCACTTTcttgtttagggctacttgtatttACATAGCAATGGAGTAAAAAATAAAGACTAAAAAGGTActttgattttcattttgtatgtGAGGAATTCatgttttatttaaaataaatagacATGAAGTTAATATTGTCAACCTTAGGGTCACTCAAAATACAACGAACTATGTTCCTTTATTTACTTAAGTAACATGA
The genomic region above belongs to Nilaparvata lugens isolate BPH chromosome 5, ASM1435652v1, whole genome shotgun sequence and contains:
- the LOC111058240 gene encoding leucine repeat adapter protein 25 isoform X2 — encoded protein: MASLQGLPPLPKSLSGANLLEHSGLPEQLRLHHPTVPPPPPPITSHPEAAPSSSSASKRMPPPPPPPPPRKLTTLDTQLAILRKEMYSLRELDLNLLSQLWSLNESIQEFRQIQEALSPPSPSSDCEDDILYSNLAALPEHHTLSSSSSRSSSDYRDV